ATCACCATCGATTCCGGCATTGATGCGGATTTCCCCATTAGCTTTATTGCCACGGACAACATTGCCGCGGCTGAAAAAGCAGCAGAAAAATTAGCGGAATTGATGGATTTCAAAGGAAAAGTCGCATGCATTCCCTTCGTTCCCGGAGCGGCGACGTCGACCATGCGCGAACAAGGATTTGTGAATAAAATCAAAACTTACCCCGACATTAAACTTTTGCCCATTCGCTATTCCCAAAGCGAAGTCGCCCTGGCAATGGCTGTCACAGAAGATATTTTGACCGCACACCCGGACATTAAAGGAATTTTTGCCGCCAACGAAGCTGGCACGATCGGGGTCATTCAAGCACTGAAAACAAAAAATAAAATCGGACAGGTTAAAGTCGTCGGGTTTGACGCCGCGAGCAATGAAGTTGAAGCTCTCAAAAAAGGTGAAATCGACGCGCTCATCGTGCAGGATCCGTTCAAAATGGGGTATGAGGGCGTAAAAGCAGCGGTTAATTTTTTGAAGGGCGAGCCAGTGGAAAAACGCATTGATACAGGAGTTTACGTTGTCACTCGAGACAATCTATCAGACCCCAAAATTTCACGGTTGCTAAAATAGAGCAGAAAAAAACGTTCAATGGCAATCCGTTCAAATTACAAAAAAAACTTGATTCTTTTGTATTTTAGTCGTATATTTTGAGACTTAAATTTCATGTTTGGAAAAATCTTCTCGATAATACCAGAGGACCGTCATGAATAAAAAAGATCTCGAACATTTTAAGAAGTTGTTGATTCAAAAAAGGAATGAAGTCTTGAAGACCCTGGGGCACATTCGAGATTCATCATTTGAAGATTATCGTGATACATCGGGTGAAGATTCTACTTATTCCATTCACATGGCTGACCACGGTACTGATGAAGAGCAGAAAGAAAGCGCATATTATCAAGTGCATCGGGAAAATCGCTATCTGCTCTATTTGGAAGAAGCGCTGGAACGGATTGAGGATGGAACATACGGAATATGTAAAAGTTGCGGTGAAGAAATTCCCCGGGCAAGGTTGGAAGC
This region of Calditrichota bacterium genomic DNA includes:
- a CDS encoding TraR/DksA family transcriptional regulator, which gives rise to MNKKDLEHFKKLLIQKRNEVLKTLGHIRDSSFEDYRDTSGEDSTYSIHMADHGTDEEQKESAYYQVHRENRYLLYLEEALERIEDGTYGICKSCGEEIPRARLEAVPHTQLCVPCKMKEKKSNQSH
- a CDS encoding ABC transporter substrate-binding protein: MKRFFVTVVISVILVFITQCSNQSKTKRYQILVSPKGLVHSFWVTVKTGADSAGKKFNADVIWKGPTQETDIAGQISIVEDYVNKGVDAIVIAACDAQGMIPVLKKAVDRKIPVITIDSGIDADFPISFIATDNIAAAEKAAEKLAELMDFKGKVACIPFVPGAATSTMREQGFVNKIKTYPDIKLLPIRYSQSEVALAMAVTEDILTAHPDIKGIFAANEAGTIGVIQALKTKNKIGQVKVVGFDAASNEVEALKKGEIDALIVQDPFKMGYEGVKAAVNFLKGEPVEKRIDTGVYVVTRDNLSDPKISRLLK